The genomic stretch TGCCCCCCACCTTAAGAAGCACTGCAGAGGTAGTCGGATCTGTGactttgaaaccagcctggtctacaagagctagttccaggacagcctccaaagccacagagaaaccctgtctcgaaaaacaaaacaaacaaacaaacaaacaaacaaacaaaaaagcagcagCGGCATTGCAGAGGCAGTCGCCTGGGTCTGCCCAGAGACACGCCTGCGCAGTAGCAAACAAGAAGGTTTGTGGACCCTGCAAGGGCTCTGCAGACAGTCTGGGGTCCAACCACGGACCACTCTGTGCCAGGGCCCGCCTCTGCTCACACGCACTTCCGTTGACGCCTTGGCACTGACAGCCTGTGAGCTCAGTCGACCCAGCAAAGCCCAGCCGACCCCGCCAAGGAGAGAGTCAGACCGATCAGGCACAAAGCCAGGCCACACTGCCACGAGCCCAGCGGAGAGAGCGCAGCGCCATGAACCGCCGGGTGTTGTTGAATATGCCCTCCAAATCCTGGAGCCACAGGCGTCGCAGACGTTTGGATAACCCCATCCCGTTCCCTGAGCTGTATGATGGTGACACCGAACGCCTCCCGGAGTTCATCGTGCAGACGGGCTCCTACATGTTCGTGGACGACCAGGTCTTCGACACCGATGAGCTCAAGGTGACCTTCCTGATTACCCGCCTCAAGGGCCAGGCCCTGAAGTGGGTGATCCCCTACATCGAGAAGGACAGCCCCCTGCTCAAGGATTACAGCGGCTTCCTGGCCGAGATGAAGCGGGTGTTCGGGTGGGAGGAGGATGACGACTTCTAGGCCGCTAGGTCTCCTCCGGGCCTGGGGCGGGGGCTCCGGGAGGGTGGGCTGTGCCATGAGATTCTCCGCAGCCAGGGTCGCCTAGCCCTGGGAGCCCTCCCACTGCGCCTCCCTTCTGCCTGAGTCCCCAAGATCTCGAATGCTCGCCCCTCTCTCCTCCTGTGTCCTTTGTTTCAAGAATAGCTCCCCAGGCTCCCGCTGCTGTCCCTGTAGGGCCTGGCTCTGGAGAGCACCAGGCCTCCCTGTGCTGACAGCCCTGCCCCTCCCATGAACATTTGGACTCTCCCCTGGTCTCCAACTGCAAGATGGGCTCCTGTCACATAATGGACAGATCATCCGCCCCCGGACGCCATCCACTGCCTCCTGCCTGGTGGAAAGCCTGCACCTGTCTGCTCACAAGGCCTACCCTCCTGCCGCCGCCATTTCAAGCCTCTGCCCACCATCTGTGAAAGGACTGCTGCCCTTTACTGATCTGGACTCACATGGGAGGGAGGTACCTGAGCTGCCCTCAGCCCGTGGACATTGCTTGATTCACCTTCAGTGGGACCCATTCCCTCCCTGCTCCCAGAGACCTCTTGTCTCTCATGTTTTCACATGGACCAGTTCGTTTTCCCGAGAatccagttgttttttttttttctgaattcacagctgtctctctggtgtgtgtgccTTTGTTCCACACAGTAACCCCTGTGCTCTTTCCAGGTTGTCTGCTGTACTTGTGCAAAAGCCTCTTCAATAAATGTCAGatgctatttaaaaacaaatggtaGTCTTCCTTGGCATAGCATCTTACAgttcccacccccacacacccaccccacccccacccctgcagctGCCTGAAGCTGTGATCCCTTTCTTGTTCAAGAGGTCTGCATGGCCTGCTGTTGATTCTTCCTGAATATTGCAGATGTTTGATTCTGCTGGTATCCAGGCTGGTGGAAGCCTTACTGACAGGCAAGTATGCAGTCCTCTGGAGATGGACATAACCTAGGTTTCCCCGTGGCACGGTAAAAAGTCATAAACGTGCCTTTTGGTGAAATGGTTCCACATAACTCTGATAGAATAATAGCCAATTTAtaaaccaagaattcaaataaaacTAAGAATTTGAAAATGGTTTAACCCATCATCCAGGTATCTAACAGAATTGAAGTGGTGCTTTATAAAGCCTTGGACATATATGGTACCTTGCTTCACAGGCAGTGAAGAAAAGGTGCCAAATTGTGCTTGTTTATTTAGGTTCAGATCTTATTGATGACATCAGTGGTGGTAATAAATGGCCTATCTTTGTAGTGGGCAAGGAAAAGTAGTGTTAGTATTTTTAAGCACCCCAATACAAGAAGATGATCATCAAATTAGCTTTCTGTATCTAAACACACTCTGAAAGCTGGACCatggtggtgtaagcctttaatcccagtgctttggaggcagaagcagacagatctgtgtgagtttaaggccagcatgatctagttccaggacagccagaacagttacacagagaaacaactgtctggaacaaaacaaaacaaagaaaaagaaaacaaccaattaaacaaacaaaggaaatacACCATTTTTCCTGAACATTAATCAACGAGCAATTTGATATTTCATTTCCTCAATTAAAGAGGTAACTCTTGCCATTCTCACACTCAGTAGTCCATATGGCTGTGCCAGGAGTGTGTGTTAGGTTatgtcatagttttttttttttttctcagacgtAGTGGTGCTGGTAACTTGTACTTTGAAATTTCCAAAGGAGAGAGTATTATTCAAATCAAAGGGAGAATTAAAACTTTTATGAAATGGGGTCTGTGATATACAGGGTTTTACAATATGTGAAACATAGGCTTGTAGCCTGGCagtggggtggtggcacacacctttaatgccagcactggggaggcagaggcaggcagagctctgtgagttccaggccatcctgttCCACAGTGTGAGTTCCGGGACtcccagggctgttacacaaagaaactctgccttaaaaagcaaaaagaaaacagaaaagcagaaaaaccaaatccaaacttcaaacaacaacaaaaaacacaggctTTTAGAAACATCACAGTAAAAAGCATATCAGAGTGtttgggtttaatccccagtactaTTAAAACAATAGAAACCTTACTCAGTTTGTGGGCTAATTAAAGATGCCCTCATTCATCCTTGTTGACAAGGTATGAAGGATGGTTGTGTTAAACTTAGGCTCACATAGATGTCCCGGAGAAGATTTGAGAACTGGTTGGAAACATCTTACGGAGTCTGGCACATTTCCTGTGATCTACCTGTCTCTTGAGGTGAGTGGGGTGGCTAGGGATCTCTTGGCAATCCTTAGAGACTATTAGTTACCTCCCATCCTCTTCAACAGCAATGCACTGGCTTCCCTTGTGCCAGAGAATTTTTCTAAGCTACATGAGTCCTGTTGTGCAAAGGCTTCTTGCTTTCTGCAGGTATCTTGCAGACAtaaaagccagccacactagttagctatagaagctaggtggtggtggtatacgcctttattcccaggatttaggagacaGATGTAGACAGATCTCTGATAATTCAAGgcaccctggactacatgaaattgatacAGTCTAAAAGgggaaacagctcacacaaatgtgATCTCAACATTGGGATCCCACGCCTCTAATCCATGGACTTGAGTGgtgtaaaaggaagaaataaagggtCTCGTGTGGCAACTATTCTCCAGGCATGTTGAAGAGAGCATGGCAGTTTAGGAGAGCAGTgtagtctggagatgcaatctgaggttcattGGATCGCCCCTTTGTTCTGAGCATTTGTAGAGGGGAGAGCTccctagtggctggctgtttgcttgtctgatcttcaggttgaaacccagtatctgtctctgagtttttatttttcatgttgcaAAGAGGTAGGCATATCTGTGCCTttcaggccagactggtctatgtAGTgtgttccagaatagccagggctttATAGTGACTcaccctgtcttgaaattaaaaatagcaaacaaattACGAGAGTTCAAGATTATTCTTGTGTACATAGCAaatttgggaccagcctgggctacacaagatcttgtctttaaaaaggtGTGGGGAAGGACCACAAGCAAAGcatagaaaaagaatgaaagagtgCTATTATGGCACCTGCTATTTACAAAGGAGGAAAAGGGGTGAGCAGGCAAAGTACTGGTCATGCAAGCCTGAACTTTGTCATCACCTCAACTCCAGCACCCAAATGCACATAAATGTGTAAAAAGAAACAACTGTACAGatttgccctttgacctccacatgcatgtgttctgtggcacacaaacacacacaaatcatgGCCATATGAACAGtagtaataatttaaaatagaggaaggagaaaggaacacGGGTCGGGATATTTTGAATCATTTCTAGGCCTTAGATTGAGCTGTGATTAGTGTAATATGAGAGCCTGTCAATCACCTTTCAGATAGATTATCTCTAGGGATGAAGACAGGGGGGTACTTGAATTTCCAGTTTTTCAAGCTCCATGGAGAGCACCCAACACTCATATTATCCCGACTTcccaaaataaaagtataaatacGTTGAGATAATGAGGCAGCACACTTGCCAAGTGCAGTGGTCAAGAAAAACGAAAGAATGCTTGCCCATGAGATGTTGTGAGAGCACAAAGGACCAGACAGCAGCCAAAACGTAGATAAAACCAGTCACATGTTTACAGACCACATTCACCAAGAAACGTTAAGGAGTGAAAGTTCATCTAATAGGCTTCTGGGGAGTTTGTGTACAGAATATAAGGTTCAAGAAAACCTATTCAAATTTGCTTTCAATCTGAGCCTTGTTTGTTGGTGCATGCAAATAGTCCTAGCCTAAGATAGAAGGATAGAGACTTTGGTGCTAACtggagctacacagggaaatctaGATTAGCCAGAGCTTCGTAGTTAGACCTTATTTTTAATGTGGACAAACTTATATTTGGGGGTATCTTCAGATTGTATTTACAAAGGAACAAATTTGCTTTCCATGTGAAGTATTGTCTAAAATATTGCCAAATACTCTACTACTTGCTCTCCTCTGCTTTTATGGCATCACAACAACTAGACAATCTTGAAAACAAAAGCTGGGGACCACCTCGGCTGGAGTTATGATTCTCACAGTTGGTCTATTGTCACTACTTGAGTGGAAATGTCAGCAACTGGTTGTAGCCAGAGTCCTCCAACTAACCATCTAGGCATCTCCAAAGTGTATTTAATGGATAGTTGACATGTCTTTTCAGACTGTCAGACAACAGAATGAATTGAAGTGGATAGTTCTGAGTAGCATAGAACTTAACAATAACCATGAGTCCTTTTGGAGACATTACGTGGTGATTTGGCTTATATACAATTTATGTAGTAATTTAATCAGTTAAGGCTATAGAAATGAGGAACAAaagacttgctgtgtagctgtgtggtatatattatttatgatgtattaaagcttgcctgaggattcagaaagcaatgtcAGCCTCAAGCTGTAGagagcaggcagtggtggtacacacctttaatcccaggactcaggagacagaggcagatggatctctctgagttcaagtcatCCAGAGCTACAGGAGATTGAGTCAGTCTAAAAaagtaacagagctcatacctttaatcccagcactagagaggtataaaacaTAGGATCAGGGGCTTTGCTA from Cricetulus griseus strain 17A/GY chromosome X, alternate assembly CriGri-PICRH-1.0, whole genome shotgun sequence encodes the following:
- the LOC100750952 gene encoding uncharacterized protein LOC100750952 isoform X3, which translates into the protein MNRRVLLNMPSKSWSHRRRRRLDNPIPFPELYDGDTERLPEFIVQTGSYMFVDDQVFDTDELKNSSPGSRCCPCRAWLWRAPGLPVLTALPLP
- the LOC100750952 gene encoding uncharacterized protein LOC100750952 isoform X2; this translates as MNRRVLLNMPSKSWSHRRRRRLDNPIPFPELYDGDTERLPEFIVQTGSYMFVDDQVFDTDELKVTFLITRLKGQALKWVIPYIEKDSPLLKDYSGFLAEMKRVFGWEEDDDF